One Scyliorhinus canicula chromosome 14, sScyCan1.1, whole genome shotgun sequence genomic region harbors:
- the naa50 gene encoding N-alpha-acetyltransferase 50 has product MIQIDLFLQAQLHETSLFCSSSRIELGDVTPHNIKQLKRLNQVIFPCQLQRQILQGCAGGWRTCKLAYFNDIAVGAVCCRVDHSQNQKRLYIMTLGCLAPYRRLGIGTKMLNHVLNICEKDGTFDNIYLHVQISNESAIEFYRKFGFGIIETKKNYYKRIEPADAHVLQKTLKYISPCQSVENQK; this is encoded by the exons ATGATTCAAATTGATCTGTTTCTCCAGGCACAGTTACATGAAACATCTTTGTTTTGTTCCAGTAGCCGGATTGAGCTTGGAGATGTTACTCCACATAACATCAAACAGCTGAAACGGTTAAACCAGGTCATCTTCCCCTGTCAGTTACAACGACAAATTCTACAAGGATGTGCTGGAGGTTGGAGAACTTGCAAATTAG CTTATTTCAATGACATTGCAGTGGGCGCAGTGTGTTGTAGGGTGGATCATTCGCAAAACCAAAAGCGATTGTACATCATGACCCTGGGATGCCTGGCACCATACCGCAGGCTAGGAATAG GAACTAAAATGCTGAATCATGTGTTAAACATCTGTGAAAAGGATGGAACTTTTGACAATATTTATCT GCACGTTCAAATCAGCAATGAATCAGCTATTGAATTCTACAGAAAATTTGGCTTTGGAATAATAGAAACTAAAAAGAACTACTACAAGAGGATAGAGCCAGCTGATGCACATGTTTTGCAGAAAACCCTCAAATACATTTCTCCATGCCAGAGTGTGGAAAATCAGAAGTGA